A region of Planococcus sp. MSAK28401 DNA encodes the following proteins:
- a CDS encoding AMP-binding protein, which yields MAILDQTVGEIVREQAKKFPQTEAYVYPERGIRKTYAEFDQETDALAKAFMGLGIEKGEHIAIWSDNKREWLLSQYATGKMGGVLVTVNTSYQANELEYLLKQSDSTTLILGEEFKGTDYIEVLNQVCPELEHAEKGQLDSPKLPHLKRVIVMSENSYPGIYTWSEFEAFAERVADEQLEQRFRSMAPDEVINIQYTSGTTGFPKGVMLTHRNVVNNGCLVGDMMNLDETDRLCIPVPFFHCFGCVLGTLAAVTHATTMVIAEQFEPKRVLQMVQDEKCTALHGVPTMFIAELNHPDFDSFDTSTLRTGIMAGSTCPIEVMKKVISDMGASEITIAYGQTESSPVITQTGKDDAIEKRVATVGKPHEDVEVKIIDPATGEQVVKGMPGELCTRGYLIMKGYYKNEDATKEAIDTEGWLHTGDIAVEDEDGYISITGRIKDMVIRGGENIYPREIEEFLYQHPSVQDVQVVGVPDPKYGEELMAWVILKGDEMLSADELRTYCTGKIAHHKIPRYIEFIEEYPMTASGKIQKFKLREMSEEIAENVN from the coding sequence ATGGCAATTCTCGATCAAACAGTAGGGGAAATCGTACGGGAGCAGGCGAAAAAGTTTCCACAGACGGAAGCGTACGTGTATCCAGAACGCGGCATCCGCAAAACCTATGCCGAATTTGACCAGGAGACCGATGCACTGGCGAAAGCGTTCATGGGGCTCGGCATCGAAAAAGGCGAACATATCGCCATTTGGTCCGACAACAAGCGCGAATGGCTGCTTAGCCAATATGCCACAGGCAAGATGGGCGGCGTCCTGGTCACCGTCAACACGAGCTACCAGGCGAATGAGCTGGAGTACCTGTTGAAGCAATCGGATTCCACGACCTTGATTCTGGGGGAAGAATTCAAGGGGACGGATTATATCGAAGTGTTGAATCAAGTATGCCCGGAGCTGGAGCATGCAGAAAAAGGGCAGCTCGATTCGCCTAAACTGCCGCATCTGAAGCGCGTTATCGTTATGAGCGAAAATAGCTACCCAGGCATCTACACATGGAGTGAATTTGAAGCATTCGCCGAAAGAGTGGCGGATGAGCAGCTCGAACAGCGCTTTCGTTCGATGGCTCCGGACGAAGTCATCAACATTCAATACACGTCCGGGACGACCGGATTCCCGAAAGGCGTCATGCTGACGCATCGCAACGTCGTCAATAACGGGTGCCTCGTCGGCGATATGATGAACTTGGATGAAACCGACCGCCTGTGCATCCCGGTGCCTTTTTTCCATTGCTTCGGCTGTGTGCTCGGAACTTTGGCTGCAGTGACGCACGCGACGACGATGGTCATCGCGGAGCAGTTCGAGCCAAAGCGCGTGCTGCAGATGGTGCAGGACGAGAAATGCACCGCGCTTCACGGCGTGCCGACGATGTTCATCGCTGAACTCAACCATCCGGACTTCGACTCGTTCGATACTTCGACATTACGCACGGGCATCATGGCCGGCTCGACGTGCCCGATCGAAGTAATGAAGAAAGTCATCAGCGATATGGGAGCAAGCGAGATCACTATCGCTTACGGCCAGACGGAATCATCGCCGGTCATCACCCAAACAGGTAAAGACGATGCCATCGAAAAGCGGGTCGCGACTGTAGGCAAGCCGCATGAAGACGTCGAAGTGAAAATCATCGACCCGGCGACCGGCGAACAAGTCGTGAAAGGCATGCCGGGCGAATTGTGCACGAGAGGCTATTTGATCATGAAAGGCTATTACAAAAACGAAGACGCGACAAAAGAAGCAATCGATACAGAAGGCTGGCTGCACACCGGCGATATCGCGGTGGAAGATGAAGATGGTTATATTTCCATCACCGGGCGCATCAAGGATATGGTCATCCGCGGCGGGGAGAATATTTACCCGCGTGAAATCGAGGAGTTCCTGTATCAGCATCCGTCGGTCCAAGACGTCCAGGTTGTCGGGGTGCCGGACCCGAAATACGGAGAGGAATTGATGGCCTGGGTTATCTTGAAAGGGGACGAGATGCTCAGTGCAGATGAACTGCGCACTTATTGCACGGGCAAAATCGCCCATCATAAAATTCCGCGCTATATTGAATTCATTGAAGAATACCCGATGACCGCTTCCGGGAAAATCCAAAAATTCAAGCTGCGTGAAATGTCGGAAGAAATCGCTGAGAACGTTAATTAA
- the wrbA gene encoding NAD(P)H:quinone oxidoreductase, protein MSNVNLAIIYYSSTGTNYQMAQWAEAAAKESGAQVKIAKVKENAPMGAIESNPAWKEHYEATQDVPEADNDLLEWADAIIFSVPTRFGHVSSQVQQYLDTTGGLWAQGKLVNKVVSAMSSAQNPHGGQESTVLAVYTTMHHWGAIIAAPGYTDEVLFKAGGNPYGTSVTVDQDGNMLEDVQGAVAHQAKRTVQVAGWVKNGLNG, encoded by the coding sequence ATGAGTAATGTAAACTTAGCAATCATTTATTACAGCTCGACAGGAACCAATTATCAGATGGCGCAATGGGCAGAAGCGGCAGCAAAAGAATCAGGAGCACAAGTGAAAATCGCAAAAGTGAAAGAAAATGCGCCGATGGGGGCAATTGAATCGAATCCGGCTTGGAAAGAGCATTACGAGGCGACGCAAGACGTGCCGGAAGCTGACAACGATTTACTCGAGTGGGCAGACGCTATTATTTTCAGCGTGCCAACGCGCTTTGGCCACGTATCTTCACAAGTACAGCAATACCTTGATACAACCGGCGGCTTATGGGCGCAAGGCAAATTGGTGAACAAAGTGGTGAGCGCCATGTCTTCTGCGCAAAATCCTCACGGTGGACAAGAATCGACTGTACTGGCGGTCTATACGACGATGCATCATTGGGGTGCGATTATTGCAGCGCCTGGCTACACAGATGAAGTATTGTTCAAGGCTGGCGGCAACCCTTACGGAACAAGCGTCACGGTCGACCAGGATGGCAATATGCTTGAAGACGTGCAAGGTGCTGTAGCGCACCAAGCAAAACGTACTGTACAAGTTGCCGGATGGGTTAAAAATGGCTTGAACGGGTAA
- the cydD gene encoding thiol reductant ABC exporter subunit CydD produces the protein MGSLKQMAYSQNNHIRLLFLASLAKGLAMIGQALFFVWVADSVFLKSASFEEVLPLLAALLAVILLRAGASYAIGRLGITLSVEARRRLRQELIASYKENPLQGSIAGQSGRKVGLLLEAVDDTDGYFSKYIPQMTQSYTIPLMLLGVIFYLNWTTGLIILITAPFIPLFMAIVGKRTKQKADEKVEQLAGFSGAFLDVLQGLTTLRLFGQAKRQSDTIRENSLKFRDSTMDVLKSAFLSSLTLEYISMLSIGIVALEIGLRLVVFDSITFFPAFLVMLLVPDFFNLLKEFGSAFHTARGSAASAELLTEELAKSHQPVVWGESPVDAPIDLALEQLSFQYGEGFQLEPASFKLEPGTSTALVGASGSGKSTLMNVMAGLLPATSGRLLINGLPQEQVSEDEWFGQLSYITQDPYLFAGTIKENIELGANRAVAQQELTAAAQKAGILELVESFPQGFETVIGEAGRGLSGGEKQRLVLARAFLKKPSLLFFDEPTAGLDLHTEQVLQKAIEELSKEATVITIAHRLHTIRNASRIIVLDTGRVEAIGTHEELMDNFSAYRSMIEAQQGGKQAWVN, from the coding sequence ATGGGAAGTTTGAAACAAATGGCCTACAGCCAGAACAATCATATACGGTTGTTGTTTCTAGCCTCATTGGCAAAGGGGCTCGCGATGATCGGGCAGGCTTTGTTCTTTGTATGGGTAGCAGATTCAGTATTTCTGAAATCCGCTTCTTTTGAAGAAGTGCTGCCTTTATTGGCTGCGTTGCTGGCGGTCATTTTGCTGCGGGCTGGCGCAAGTTATGCGATTGGCCGGCTCGGTATCACGCTGTCTGTGGAAGCGAGACGCCGTTTGCGGCAGGAATTGATCGCTTCGTATAAAGAAAATCCGTTGCAGGGATCGATTGCTGGGCAGTCGGGCCGTAAAGTCGGCTTGTTGCTCGAAGCAGTCGATGACACCGACGGTTATTTCAGTAAATATATTCCGCAGATGACCCAAAGTTATACAATCCCGCTGATGCTGCTCGGGGTGATTTTTTACCTGAACTGGACGACTGGGCTGATCATCTTAATCACAGCGCCATTCATCCCTTTGTTTATGGCGATTGTCGGCAAGAGAACGAAGCAGAAAGCGGATGAAAAAGTCGAGCAATTGGCGGGATTTTCAGGCGCATTTCTCGATGTGCTGCAAGGGTTGACGACATTGCGTTTATTCGGGCAGGCGAAGCGGCAGAGCGATACGATTCGCGAGAATAGCTTGAAGTTCCGCGATTCGACGATGGACGTCTTGAAATCAGCTTTCTTGTCTTCTTTGACGCTCGAATACATTTCCATGCTAAGTATCGGGATTGTGGCGCTCGAAATTGGTTTGCGCCTTGTGGTCTTTGACAGCATCACCTTTTTCCCGGCTTTCCTCGTGATGCTGCTCGTGCCGGATTTCTTTAATTTACTGAAGGAGTTTGGCAGCGCTTTTCATACGGCGAGAGGCAGTGCGGCATCTGCTGAGTTGCTGACAGAAGAATTGGCAAAAAGCCATCAGCCGGTCGTGTGGGGTGAATCCCCAGTCGATGCACCGATTGATTTGGCTCTGGAGCAACTGAGCTTCCAGTACGGAGAAGGATTTCAACTCGAACCGGCAAGTTTCAAGCTGGAACCGGGGACGTCTACCGCGCTGGTCGGGGCAAGCGGCTCCGGAAAAAGCACCTTGATGAATGTCATGGCTGGATTATTGCCGGCCACAAGCGGGAGATTGCTGATTAATGGACTCCCGCAAGAACAAGTGAGCGAAGATGAATGGTTCGGGCAATTGAGCTATATTACGCAAGATCCCTATTTATTTGCTGGGACCATTAAAGAAAATATCGAACTCGGTGCGAACCGGGCTGTGGCGCAGCAAGAACTGACTGCGGCGGCACAAAAAGCGGGCATTTTGGAATTGGTTGAATCGTTTCCACAAGGATTCGAAACGGTGATCGGTGAAGCGGGGCGCGGATTGTCCGGCGGTGAAAAGCAGCGGCTCGTATTAGCGCGTGCATTTCTCAAGAAGCCGTCGTTATTGTTTTTTGATGAACCGACTGCAGGGCTCGACCTTCATACAGAGCAAGTGCTGCAAAAAGCCATCGAAGAGTTGTCAAAAGAAGCTACCGTCATCACGATTGCACACCGTCTGCACACGATCCGCAACGCATCGCGCATTATCGTCTTGGACACAGGAAGGGTGGAAGCCATCGGCACGCACGAAGAGCTGATGGACAATTTCAGTGCGTACCGCTCCATGATTGAGGCGCAGCAAGGAGGCAAACAGGCATGGGTGAATTAA
- the cydC gene encoding thiol reductant ABC exporter subunit CydC has protein sequence MGELKTVFWLTLKEKRDVALAVVFGFLAGLAGVALLGASGYLISKAALTAQMTTLVVMAASLKLFGFAAAITRYAERLFSHRATFTMLGHLRGSFFERLAPLAPGIFQRHQSGDLLSRIVGDVESLQNFLLRVLYPPIVVGMVLVATVFFTSFYSLPMALVVLAGAIFVVVILPAFFALRRRKKTHATGETRGEFAAASAEFLYGFKDLKIHLALDQKSAELQDAANRYEQAQQNEGLEENRVQSVNALVAFLASFFVLATGAYFVSTGELSGLYLAMLVMVSLGAFENVGPLAALPAYYEESRIAARRLEEVVDEEPDNSIGAMPEGPVDIRVDQLSYRYPNDSRLSLDEVSFRLPQGSKTAIVGPSGSGKSTLLQLLLKVAIPVDGEIRFGNEALSGMRPENVWERMNIVLQENHYFSGTIESNLRIANEQAGAEQLREALELVHLGHLELSAPVYEKGRNLSGGEKQRLAMARAFLKGERLWLLDEPFSSVDGVTAQSIYSELFTRHPQDTFVVISHDLAGLESMDRILVLENGRLIEQGNYQELMDRRGYFYGLKKIEEQVFV, from the coding sequence ATGGGTGAATTAAAAACGGTTTTTTGGCTGACGCTGAAAGAAAAACGCGACGTTGCCCTTGCCGTAGTGTTCGGCTTTCTGGCAGGGCTTGCCGGTGTTGCGCTTCTTGGAGCAAGCGGCTATTTGATTTCCAAGGCGGCTTTGACTGCCCAAATGACAACTTTGGTCGTCATGGCAGCGTCGCTCAAGTTATTCGGCTTTGCAGCCGCCATTACCCGCTATGCGGAACGGCTGTTTTCACACCGCGCGACGTTTACGATGCTCGGCCATTTGCGCGGTAGTTTTTTTGAGCGGCTGGCACCGCTCGCACCGGGCATTTTCCAGCGCCATCAGAGTGGCGATCTGCTGTCGCGTATCGTCGGCGACGTGGAAAGTTTGCAGAATTTCCTGCTGCGAGTATTGTATCCGCCGATTGTCGTCGGTATGGTTTTGGTGGCCACGGTGTTCTTCACGTCGTTTTATTCGCTGCCTATGGCCTTAGTGGTTTTGGCGGGTGCAATTTTTGTGGTCGTCATCCTGCCGGCGTTCTTCGCTCTACGGAGACGGAAGAAAACGCATGCGACAGGAGAAACCCGCGGAGAGTTCGCGGCAGCGTCGGCGGAATTTCTTTACGGGTTCAAGGATTTGAAAATCCATTTGGCGCTCGATCAAAAAAGCGCGGAATTGCAGGATGCAGCAAACCGTTATGAACAGGCCCAGCAAAACGAGGGGCTTGAGGAAAACCGGGTTCAGTCCGTGAATGCGCTCGTGGCTTTCCTGGCTTCGTTTTTCGTTTTGGCGACCGGCGCGTATTTCGTGTCCACAGGGGAATTGTCCGGTTTGTATTTGGCGATGCTTGTTATGGTGTCGCTCGGCGCATTTGAGAATGTCGGCCCGCTTGCAGCGCTTCCGGCGTATTATGAAGAAAGCCGAATCGCTGCGCGCAGGCTTGAAGAAGTAGTGGACGAAGAACCGGACAATAGTATAGGGGCGATGCCGGAAGGGCCAGTGGATATCCGGGTAGATCAGCTAAGCTACCGCTATCCGAATGACAGCCGTTTGTCGCTCGATGAAGTCAGTTTCCGGTTGCCGCAAGGGTCTAAAACAGCGATTGTCGGCCCGAGCGGTTCGGGCAAGTCAACTTTATTGCAGCTATTGCTGAAAGTAGCGATACCCGTGGATGGAGAAATCCGTTTCGGAAATGAAGCGCTTAGCGGCATGCGCCCCGAAAATGTATGGGAACGCATGAACATTGTGCTTCAGGAGAACCATTACTTTTCAGGGACGATCGAAAGCAATTTGCGCATTGCGAATGAGCAGGCAGGCGCAGAACAATTGCGCGAAGCACTCGAACTCGTACACTTGGGGCATCTGGAGCTGTCGGCGCCGGTTTACGAAAAGGGCCGCAATTTATCAGGTGGTGAAAAGCAGCGGCTCGCGATGGCCCGTGCGTTCTTGAAAGGCGAACGGCTATGGCTGCTGGACGAACCGTTTTCATCGGTCGATGGCGTAACCGCCCAATCCATTTACAGTGAACTGTTCACCCGTCACCCACAGGACACCTTTGTCGTCATCAGTCACGATTTAGCAGGGCTTGAAAGTATGGACCGCATCCTGGTTTTAGAAAATGGCCGTTTGATCGAACAAGGCAATTACCAGGAATTGATGGACCGCCGCGGCTATTTCTATGGTTTAAAGAAAATAGAAGAGCAAGTTTTCGTCTAA
- a CDS encoding fatty acid desaturase: MSKEKTAQLRKFVAPFEKADVKASVQQMINTIPPFFILWFLAYLALDVSIWLTVGISVIAAGFVVRMFIIFHDCTHGSFFKNKKANAIVGTTTGILTLFAYEKWKREHAIHHASSGNLDKRGVGDIWVMTIDEYVEASKWERFKYRMYRNPLVMFGLGPLFLVLISSRFNRKDARKKERNNTYFINVALVVLYTVMILAIGWQAFVLIQGTIMFTAGALGIWLFYIQHTFEDSYFEDESEWDYVKAAIEGSSYYELPKVLQWVTGNIGFHHVHHLSPRVPNYNLEKAHVSTPPLQKATTVNLKTSFQSLKYKVYDEENKRFVTFGAIKHLLGDSRTAQQ; this comes from the coding sequence ATGAGCAAAGAAAAGACAGCGCAATTACGTAAGTTTGTCGCCCCTTTCGAAAAAGCAGATGTTAAAGCAAGCGTTCAACAAATGATTAACACTATACCCCCATTTTTCATTCTTTGGTTTTTGGCTTATCTCGCACTGGATGTCTCCATTTGGCTGACAGTAGGTATTTCCGTTATCGCAGCTGGATTTGTCGTCCGCATGTTCATCATTTTCCATGACTGCACGCACGGATCGTTCTTCAAAAACAAAAAAGCGAACGCGATTGTCGGAACGACTACCGGCATATTGACACTTTTCGCTTATGAAAAATGGAAACGCGAGCACGCCATCCACCACGCATCGAGCGGTAACCTCGACAAGCGCGGAGTCGGCGATATCTGGGTCATGACGATTGACGAATATGTAGAAGCTTCCAAATGGGAACGCTTCAAGTACCGTATGTACCGCAACCCTCTCGTAATGTTCGGGTTAGGGCCGTTATTCCTAGTCTTGATTTCCAGCCGTTTCAACCGTAAAGATGCACGCAAGAAAGAGCGTAACAATACGTACTTCATCAATGTAGCATTGGTCGTTCTTTATACCGTCATGATTTTGGCGATCGGCTGGCAGGCGTTTGTGTTGATTCAAGGTACGATCATGTTTACTGCTGGTGCACTGGGCATTTGGTTGTTCTACATCCAGCATACATTTGAAGATTCTTATTTCGAGGACGAAAGCGAATGGGATTACGTGAAAGCAGCAATTGAAGGCAGCTCGTATTACGAATTGCCGAAAGTACTGCAATGGGTGACTGGCAACATCGGTTTCCACCATGTCCATCACTTGAGCCCGCGCGTTCCGAACTATAACTTGGAAAAAGCGCATGTCTCCACGCCGCCGCTTCAAAAAGCGACGACAGTCAATTTGAAGACAAGTTTCCAATCCTTGAAGTATAAAGTGTATGACGAAGAGAACAAGAGATTTGTGACATTCGGCGCCATCAAGCATTTGCTTGGCGACTCCCGGACAGCACAGCAATAA
- a CDS encoding sensor histidine kinase, with product MQNWYQIFPRNTWLSIYAWTIFCILPFFFIFRSSSPTEIAAGIILLVAFFIAYRLSFSSHSFLVYLWVSVEMIINVAMILLFGYVYLAIFLAFFIGNIRSKVGFFIIYGLHIGTTIAAIIFGMIMDFNLYMTQLPFIILSVLGVILLPFNTYNRHKREKLEGALEDANKRISQLVLIEERERIARDLHDTLGQKLSLIGLKSDLAGKLLNKDPERAAAEIQDVRQTARTALKEVRELVTDMRGTKLEDELLRIQQILRAADMDFVFYGNAKLNNTPLLMEHVLSMCLKEAVTNVVKHSAASRCTVLIKQTPNEILVQVQDDGVGFPEGNPLVQGNGLTGMRERLDFVNGQVDVEVMDGTTLNIRVPNVILYQDVEGRNS from the coding sequence ATGCAGAACTGGTATCAAATTTTCCCCCGCAATACGTGGTTAAGCATCTATGCATGGACAATTTTTTGCATTTTGCCGTTCTTTTTCATTTTCCGGTCATCTTCTCCAACTGAAATCGCAGCAGGCATCATCCTGTTGGTGGCGTTTTTCATCGCTTATCGCTTGTCGTTCAGTTCACATTCGTTTCTCGTGTACTTATGGGTAAGCGTCGAGATGATCATCAATGTCGCGATGATCTTATTATTCGGATACGTCTATCTGGCGATTTTTCTGGCGTTCTTCATTGGCAATATCCGCAGCAAGGTCGGGTTTTTCATCATTTACGGATTGCATATCGGGACGACAATCGCCGCGATCATTTTCGGAATGATTATGGATTTCAATTTGTATATGACACAATTGCCGTTCATCATTTTGAGCGTTCTCGGCGTCATCCTGTTGCCGTTCAATACGTATAACCGGCATAAACGCGAAAAGCTTGAAGGGGCGCTGGAAGATGCCAATAAGCGGATTTCACAGCTCGTGCTGATCGAGGAACGCGAACGGATAGCACGCGATCTCCACGATACACTCGGCCAGAAATTGTCGTTGATCGGCTTGAAAAGTGACTTGGCGGGGAAGCTACTCAATAAAGACCCGGAACGCGCTGCCGCTGAAATTCAAGATGTCCGCCAAACTGCGCGCACCGCCTTGAAGGAAGTGCGTGAACTGGTGACAGATATGCGCGGCACAAAACTTGAAGACGAATTATTGCGCATCCAACAAATTCTGCGGGCTGCGGACATGGATTTCGTTTTCTATGGCAACGCCAAACTCAACAATACGCCGCTGTTAATGGAGCATGTGCTGAGCATGTGCTTGAAAGAAGCGGTCACCAACGTGGTGAAACATAGTGCAGCTTCCCGTTGCACGGTGTTGATCAAGCAGACGCCGAACGAAATCCTCGTGCAAGTGCAAGACGACGGCGTCGGATTTCCTGAAGGCAATCCGCTAGTCCAGGGCAACGGACTCACGGGCATGCGGGAACGACTGGACTTCGTCAATGGGCAAGTGGATGTCGAAGTAATGGACGGCACGACCTTGAACATCCGGGTGCCGAATGTCATTCTTTATCAAGATGTGGAGGGGAGAAATTCATGA
- a CDS encoding response regulator transcription factor, protein MIRIVLAEDQRMMLGALGSLLDLEDDMEVVGMAPNGEEAIRLVEELNPDVCIMDIEMPVKSGLDAAEALKDHPCKTIILTTFARSGYFERARKAGVSGYLLKDSPSEELGTSIRTIMDGRRIYAPELVDLAYAGSNPLTERERQVMELITEGRSTKEIAKELFITTGTVRNYISTILDKLEASNRIEAIARYREKS, encoded by the coding sequence ATGATTCGAATTGTACTGGCGGAAGACCAGCGCATGATGCTTGGTGCGCTCGGGTCGTTATTGGATCTGGAAGATGATATGGAAGTGGTCGGCATGGCGCCGAATGGGGAGGAAGCGATCCGCTTGGTGGAGGAGCTGAATCCCGACGTCTGCATCATGGACATTGAAATGCCGGTCAAGAGTGGCTTGGACGCAGCAGAAGCCTTGAAAGACCATCCGTGCAAAACCATTATCCTGACAACTTTCGCACGGTCAGGTTATTTCGAGCGGGCACGAAAAGCAGGGGTCAGCGGCTATCTTTTAAAAGACAGCCCAAGCGAAGAACTGGGGACATCGATTCGCACCATCATGGATGGCCGCCGGATCTATGCGCCGGAACTGGTCGATCTCGCCTATGCAGGCAGCAATCCGTTGACTGAACGGGAGCGGCAAGTGATGGAGTTGATCACAGAAGGGCGCAGCACGAAAGAAATCGCCAAAGAACTGTTTATCACGACAGGTACGGTGCGCAATTACATTTCTACGATTCTCGATAAACTCGAAGCGAGCAATAGGATCGAAGCCATTGCCCGCTACCGTGAAAAAAGCTGA
- a CDS encoding DUF2188 domain-containing protein yields the protein MPWNKNDYPDSFKNLDDDVRNKAIEIANALLRDGYEEGRAIPIALDQARDTVQGDSDAPVYEIRKHSEGWQLKKKDSKKAILIEETKDDLMGEAKRYVNRNNGELHVYGEDDSLQEKLYD from the coding sequence ATGCCGTGGAATAAGAATGATTACCCGGATTCTTTCAAAAATTTGGATGATGATGTTCGCAACAAAGCGATTGAGATTGCCAATGCACTGTTGCGCGATGGCTACGAAGAAGGACGCGCAATTCCGATTGCTTTGGACCAGGCGCGTGACACCGTTCAAGGGGACAGTGACGCGCCGGTGTACGAAATCCGCAAGCATTCTGAAGGCTGGCAGCTGAAGAAGAAAGACAGCAAAAAAGCGATTCTTATCGAAGAAACCAAGGATGATTTAATGGGTGAGGCGAAGCGTTACGTCAACCGCAATAACGGGGAGCTTCATGTTTACGGAGAAGATGACTCGCTCCAGGAAAAATTATACGATTAA
- the putP gene encoding sodium/proline symporter PutP — MTDTTYQIIALLVYLAAMLFIGWYAYKKTADLSDYMLGGRGLGPSVAALSAGASDMSGWLLLGLPGAIYVGGLVEVWIAIGLTIGAFLNWFFVAPRLRIYSFVTSDSITIPSFLENRLKDSSRLLRIVAGIIILIFFTFYVSSGMVASGLFFQSSFGMDYHLGLVIGSVVVVAYTLFGGFLAVSYTDFVQGIMMFLSLIAVPVVGIFVTGGFGETAASIREVDPNMLSLVSGASTIGVISAAAWGLGYFGQPHIIVRFMAIKTLKEVRTARRIGMGWMILSLIGATGTALVGIAYFQQNPESTLVDPEAVFLDMSQVLFHPLVAGFVLAAVLAAIMSTISSQLLVSSSALIEDLYKIAFKKESSAKGYVTLGRIAVAAIAVIAAALAWEQNNTILGLVAYAWAGFGAAFGPIILLSLFWRKLTAKGALAGMIVGAVTVIIWDLVGNLDGASANDLTMFMGSVYEIIPGFFLSWLTTWGVSLMTYKPNAEIEAEFDETERLIQEDKK; from the coding sequence ATGACAGATACAACTTATCAAATCATAGCCTTACTCGTGTACCTCGCGGCTATGCTATTCATTGGCTGGTATGCGTATAAGAAGACAGCCGACTTATCCGATTACATGCTCGGGGGAAGGGGACTCGGCCCATCCGTTGCGGCTCTCAGCGCCGGCGCATCCGACATGTCCGGATGGCTATTGCTCGGACTGCCTGGAGCAATTTACGTTGGAGGTCTAGTGGAAGTATGGATCGCCATCGGATTAACAATCGGTGCATTCCTGAACTGGTTCTTTGTTGCGCCTCGTCTGCGGATCTACTCATTTGTCACCAGTGATTCCATCACCATTCCTAGCTTCTTAGAAAATCGTTTAAAAGACAGCTCGCGCCTCTTGCGGATTGTCGCTGGTATTATCATTTTGATTTTCTTCACATTCTACGTTTCATCCGGAATGGTAGCATCTGGATTATTCTTCCAGAGCTCATTCGGAATGGATTACCATCTGGGCCTTGTAATCGGTTCGGTGGTAGTTGTCGCATATACTTTATTCGGCGGATTTCTCGCCGTCAGCTATACGGACTTTGTACAGGGCATCATGATGTTCCTGTCGCTTATTGCAGTGCCGGTCGTTGGGATTTTCGTTACCGGCGGATTCGGTGAAACGGCAGCAAGCATCCGGGAAGTCGACCCGAACATGTTAAGCCTGGTTTCAGGAGCTTCCACAATCGGTGTCATTTCTGCCGCAGCGTGGGGCCTTGGGTACTTCGGCCAGCCGCATATCATCGTCCGTTTTATGGCTATTAAAACGTTGAAGGAAGTGCGTACTGCCCGCCGCATCGGCATGGGCTGGATGATCTTGAGCCTGATCGGTGCTACGGGTACGGCTTTGGTCGGGATTGCGTATTTCCAGCAAAACCCTGAATCCACGCTCGTGGACCCGGAAGCGGTGTTCTTGGACATGAGTCAAGTACTGTTCCATCCGCTAGTTGCAGGTTTTGTCCTGGCAGCGGTTCTAGCAGCAATCATGAGTACGATTTCGTCTCAATTGCTCGTCAGTTCGTCAGCTTTGATCGAAGACTTGTATAAAATTGCCTTCAAAAAAGAATCAAGTGCTAAAGGCTATGTTACGCTCGGCCGTATCGCCGTAGCAGCTATCGCCGTTATCGCAGCAGCACTGGCATGGGAGCAGAACAATACCATCCTGGGATTGGTCGCTTACGCATGGGCAGGGTTCGGCGCCGCTTTCGGCCCGATCATTTTGCTTTCGCTATTCTGGCGCAAGCTTACTGCTAAAGGTGCGCTCGCCGGCATGATCGTCGGTGCTGTCACTGTCATCATCTGGGATCTTGTAGGTAATCTGGACGGCGCATCTGCTAATGATCTAACAATGTTCATGGGCAGCGTCTACGAAATCATTCCTGGCTTTTTCCTTAGCTGGTTAACTACTTGGGGTGTCAGCTTGATGACGTACAAACCGAACGCTGAAATCGAAGCAGAATTCGATGAAACGGAACGTTTGATCCAAGAAGACAAAAAATAA
- a CDS encoding VOC family protein, with the protein MSVNVYMIFNGNCEEAVAYYAKVFGTEPDGLSRFGDMASEHGQDMPEEMKSRIMHANLDIHGSAVMFSDAMSDAPITIGQNINVTVISNDLNKITEEFKLLAQDGKVQMELQETFWSLGYGIVEDKYGVVWMFNHDDGRQ; encoded by the coding sequence ATGTCTGTCAACGTCTACATGATTTTCAACGGAAATTGTGAAGAAGCCGTAGCTTATTACGCAAAAGTATTCGGGACAGAACCGGACGGGCTTTCACGTTTCGGGGACATGGCTTCTGAGCATGGCCAAGACATGCCCGAAGAGATGAAATCCCGGATTATGCATGCAAATTTGGACATCCACGGAAGTGCTGTCATGTTTTCAGATGCCATGTCAGATGCCCCAATTACAATTGGCCAGAACATCAACGTAACGGTAATATCGAATGACTTAAATAAAATAACGGAGGAATTCAAGCTATTGGCGCAGGACGGAAAAGTGCAAATGGAACTGCAGGAAACATTCTGGAGCCTTGGATACGGCATAGTAGAAGATAAATACGGCGTTGTCTGGATGTTCAACCATGACGACGGCCGTCAATGA